Proteins encoded within one genomic window of Chloroflexota bacterium:
- the nuoH gene encoding NADH-quinone oxidoreductase subunit NuoH yields the protein MDWVELLLIPAVKSLVLIVVLLLGFAYMTYYERKFLARLTTRVGPNRAGPKGLLQPIADALKAIFKEEFVPGHVDKWVYIVAPALALIPALVAFAVIPIGPDITIFGHTISLYIADVNIGFLYILAIASVGTYGVILAGWSSNNNYSILGALRTAAQMVSYELPMGIILVSIVLLTSLSTGVGSLSLVELVEVVTPDRSILHWLWLWVAFPIFFICMLAETSRSPFDLPETENELVAGFQTEYGGIKFALFFMAEYIHVITASAIMVTVFFGGWQGPFVDTLPILGVFWFVAKVILVLGLFIWVRASVPRVRYDQLMSFCWKFLFPISLVYLAITAVFVALT from the coding sequence ATGGATTGGGTAGAACTTCTCCTCATCCCGGCGGTCAAGAGCCTGGTATTAATCGTGGTTTTGCTCCTTGGCTTCGCTTATATGACTTATTACGAGCGGAAATTTCTGGCCCGGCTGACCACCCGCGTCGGGCCCAATCGGGCTGGTCCGAAAGGACTGCTTCAGCCGATTGCCGATGCATTGAAGGCCATCTTCAAGGAGGAGTTCGTTCCGGGGCATGTGGACAAGTGGGTGTACATCGTGGCACCCGCGCTGGCGCTCATTCCTGCGCTGGTGGCCTTTGCCGTGATTCCCATCGGGCCTGATATCACCATCTTCGGGCACACGATCTCCCTTTATATCGCGGATGTCAACATCGGTTTTCTTTATATTTTGGCTATTGCCAGCGTGGGCACCTACGGCGTGATTCTAGCGGGTTGGAGCAGCAACAACAACTACTCCATTCTGGGCGCGCTGCGAACGGCTGCCCAGATGGTCAGCTACGAGCTACCTATGGGGATTATCCTCGTAAGTATCGTATTGCTTACCAGCCTGTCCACGGGGGTTGGCAGTCTCAGCCTGGTCGAACTGGTTGAGGTTGTCACGCCCGATCGTTCCATCTTGCACTGGCTTTGGCTGTGGGTTGCCTTTCCCATTTTCTTCATCTGTATGCTGGCAGAAACCAGCCGCAGTCCCTTCGATCTTCCGGAGACGGAAAACGAGCTGGTTGCCGGTTTCCAGACCGAGTATGGCGGCATCAAATTCGCGCTCTTTTTCATGGCAGAATATATCCATGTGATCACTGCCTCTGCCATCATGGTCACCGTCTTCTTTGGTGGTTGGCAGGGGCCCTTTGTGGACACACTGCCGATCCTGGGTGTTTTCTGGTTTGTAGCGAAGGTCATTCTCGTTTTGGGCCTCTTTATCTGGGTTAGGGCCAGCGTGCCCCGGGTGCGCTACGATCAGCTGATGAGTTTCTGCTGGAAATTTCTTTTCCCGATCTCTCTGGTGTACCTGGCGATTACCGCGGTCTTCGTGGCCCTGACGTAG
- the nuoI gene encoding NADH-quinone oxidoreductase subunit NuoI, producing the protein MMSGLGDVVKGAAQIAQAMGVTLKYATRRPVTLEYPEEPMAVFPRYRGQHMLRRYDNGLERCIGCCLCEAACPTGAILVEAAENDPGNPRSPGERYAKTYEVNLLRCVFCGDCEIACPTEAIVLTQSVPMPQRNRANFILTQDVLLEPKDANLVIRPDS; encoded by the coding sequence ATGATGTCTGGACTTGGTGATGTTGTAAAAGGTGCAGCCCAAATCGCGCAGGCCATGGGTGTTACGCTGAAATATGCAACCAGGCGGCCCGTGACTCTCGAATATCCTGAAGAGCCGATGGCGGTGTTCCCGCGCTATCGAGGCCAACACATGTTGCGCCGCTATGACAACGGTCTGGAACGCTGTATCGGTTGTTGTCTCTGTGAAGCTGCCTGTCCAACGGGCGCCATTCTGGTAGAAGCCGCCGAAAATGATCCCGGGAACCCGCGATCGCCCGGTGAACGTTACGCCAAAACCTACGAAGTTAACCTGTTGCGCTGTGTATTCTGTGGTGACTGCGAGATAGCCTGTCCGACCGAGGCCATCGTTCTCACTCAGTCGGTGCCGATGCCACAGCGAAACCGGGCAAACTTCATATTGACCCAGGATGTGCTCCTTGAACCCAAGGATGCGAACCTGGTTATCCGTCCTGATTCGTGA
- a CDS encoding NADH-quinone oxidoreductase subunit J, whose translation MELLFFIALGFLALVGAIGVVVSRNAVYSALALLLNFAVLAVMYFMLNAQFLGVVQVIVYTGAIVVLFLFVIMLIGGQLAPGSTLASGRRQTRVAALILSVLMAVGLSIVVVLGALAPTTGIVPDFGSVQAIGQVLFTEYLLPFELASVLLLVAMIGAVVLARRPKKL comes from the coding sequence ATGGAATTGCTCTTTTTCATAGCGTTAGGATTTCTCGCCCTCGTCGGTGCGATCGGCGTGGTAGTAAGCCGAAATGCGGTCTACAGCGCGCTGGCGTTGCTGCTCAATTTTGCCGTGTTGGCAGTGATGTATTTCATGCTGAACGCGCAGTTTCTGGGCGTGGTGCAGGTGATCGTATACACCGGCGCCATCGTCGTTCTTTTCCTGTTCGTTATCATGTTGATTGGCGGCCAGCTTGCTCCTGGGTCCACCCTTGCCAGCGGACGCCGCCAGACCCGGGTTGCGGCCCTGATTCTGTCTGTCTTGATGGCAGTCGGACTGTCGATCGTTGTCGTGTTGGGTGCGCTGGCGCCGACGACTGGCATTGTGCCCGATTTTGGCAGCGTACAGGCCATCGGACAGGTGTTGTTCACCGAGTATCTCTTGCCCTTCGAACTGGCGTCGGTACTTCTCCTGGTTGCCATGATCGGCGCCGTTGTGCTGGCCCGACGACCAAAGAAACTTTGA
- the nuoK gene encoding NADH-quinone oxidoreductase subunit NuoK → MDTIPTNYYLILSAIIFVIGALGVLVRRNALIIFMCVEMMLNAVNLTFIALARQFGQLDGQIFVFMVMAVAAAEVAVGLAIVMAMVWHRDTTNVDEIDLLKG, encoded by the coding sequence ATGGACACCATACCTACCAACTATTATCTGATACTCTCAGCCATCATCTTCGTCATCGGAGCTCTCGGGGTACTGGTACGCCGTAATGCCCTGATCATTTTCATGTGTGTGGAGATGATGCTCAACGCGGTGAACCTGACCTTTATCGCCCTGGCCCGGCAGTTTGGCCAACTGGACGGCCAGATATTCGTGTTTATGGTTATGGCAGTAGCGGCCGCCGAAGTGGCTGTTGGTCTGGCGATCGTCATGGCCATGGTGTGGCACCGCGACACGACTAACGTCGACGAGATTGATCTGCTGAAGGGTTAG